The following DNA comes from Brassica oleracea var. oleracea cultivar TO1000 chromosome C5, BOL, whole genome shotgun sequence.
TTTCAAAAATCCCGAGGAAATTCCGACGAACTAGCCGTTTCCGTCGGAATTTNNNNNNNNNNNNNNNNNNNNNNNNNNNNNNNNNNNNNNNNNNNNNNNNNNNNNNNNNNNNNNNNNNNNNNNNNNNNNNNNNNNNNNNNNNNNNNNNNNNNNNNNNNNNNNNNNNNNNNNNNNNNNNNNNNNNNNNNNNNNNNNNNNNNNNNNNNNNNNNNNNNNNNNNNNNNNNNNNNNNNNNNNNNNNNNNNNNNNNNNNNNNNNNNNNNNNNNNNNNNNNNNNNNNNNNNNNNNNNNNNNNNNNNNNNNNNNNNNNNNNNNNNNNNNNNNNNNNNNNNNNNNNNNNNNNNNNNNNNNNNNNNNNNNNNNNNNNNNNNNNNNNNNNNNNNNNNNNNNNNNNNNNNNNNNNNNNNNNNNNNNNNNNNNNNNNNNNNNNNNNNNNNNNNNNNNNNNNNNNNNNNNNNNNNNNNNNNNNNNNNNNNNNNNNNNNNNNNNNNNNNNNNNNNNNNNNNNNNNNNNNNNNNNNNNNNNNNNNNNNNNNNNNNNNNNNNNNNNNNNNNNNNNNNNNNNNNNNNNNNNNNNNNNNNNNNNNNNNNNNNNNNNNNNNNNNNNNNNNNNNNNNNNNNNNNNNNNNNNNNNNNNNNNNNNNNNNNNNNNNNNNNNNNNNNNNNNNNNNNNNNNNNNNNNNNNNNNNNNNNNNNNNNNNNNNNNNNNNNNNNNNNNNNNNNNNNNNNNNNNNNNNNNNNNNNNNNNNNNNNNNNNNNNNNNNNNNNNNNNNNNNNNNNNNNNNNNNNNNNNNNNNNNNNNNNNNNNNNNNNNNNNNNNNNNNNNNNNNNNNNNNNNNNNNNNNNNNNNNNNNNNNNNNNNNNNNNNNNNNNNNNNNNNNNNNNNNNNNNNNNNNNNNNNNNNNNNNNNNNNNNNNNNNNNNNNNNNNNNNNNNNNNNNNNNNNNNNNNNNNNNNNNNNNNNNNNNNNNNNNNNNNNNNNNNNNNNNNNNNNNNNNNNNNNNNNNNNNNNNNNNNNNNNNNNNNNNNNNNNNNNNNNNNNNNNNNNNNNNNNNNNNNNNNNNNNNNNNNNNNNNNNNNNNNNNNNNNNNNNNNNNNNNNNNNNNNNNNNNNNNNNNNNNNNNNNNNNNNNNNNNNNNNNNNNNNNNNNNNNNNNNNNNNNNNNNNNNNNNNNNNNNNNNNNNNNNNNNNNNNNNNNNNNNNNNNNNNNNNNNNNNNNNNNNNNNNNNNNNNNNNNNNNNNNNNNNNNNNNNNNNNNNNNNNNNNNNNNNNNNNNNNNNNNNNNNNNNNNNNNNNNNNNNNNNNNNNNNNNNNNNNNNNNNNNNNNNNNNNNNNNNNNNNNNNNNNNNNNNNNNNNNNNNNNNNNNNNNNNNNNNNNNNNNNNNNNNNNNNNNNNNNNNNNNNNNNNNNNNNNNNNNNNNNNNNNNNNNNNNNNNNNNNNNNNNNNNNNNNNNNNNNNNNNNNNNNNNNNNNNNNNNNNNNNNNNNNNNNNNNNNNNNNNNNNNNNNNNNNNNNNNNNNNNNNNNNNNNNNNNNNNNNNNNNNNNNNNNNNNNNNNNNNNNNNNNNNNNNNNNNNNNNNNNNNNNNNNNNNNNNNNNNNNNNNNNNNNNNNNNNNNNNNNNNNNNNNNNNNNNNNNNNNNNNNNNNNNNNNNNNNNNNNNNNNNNNNNNNNNNNNNNNNNNNNNNNNNNNNNNNNNNNNNNNNNNNNNNNNNNNNNNNNNNNNNNNNNNNNNNNNNNNNNNNNNNNNNNNNNNNNNNNNNNNNNNNNNNNNNNNNNNNNNNNNNNNNNNNNNNNNNNNNNNNNNNNNNNNNNNNNNNNNNNNNNNNNNNNNNNNNNNNNNNNNNNNNNNNNNNNNNNNNNNNNNNNNNNNNNNNNNNNNNNNNNNNNNNNNNNNNNNNNNNNNNNNNNNNNNNNNNNNNNNNNNNNNNNNNNNNNNNNNNNNNNNNNNNNNNNNNNNNNNNNNNNNNNNNNNNNNNNNNNNNNNNNNNNNNNNNNNNNNNNNNNNNNNNNNNNNNNNNNNNNNNNNNNNNNNNNNNNNNNNNNNNNNNNNNNNNNNNNNNNNNNNNNNNNNNNNNNNNNNNNNNNNNNNNNNNNNNNNNNNNNNNNNNNNNNNNNNNNNNNNNNNNNNNNNNNNNNNNNNNNNNNNNNNNNNNNNNNNNNNNNNNNNNNNNNNNNNNNNNNNNNNNNNNNNNNNNNNNNNNNNNNNNNNNNNNNNNNNNNNNNNNNNNNNNNNNNNNNNNNNNNNNNNNNNNNNNNNNNNNNNNNNNNNNNNNNNNNNNNNNNNNNNNNNNNNNNNNNNNNNNNNNNNNNNNNNNNNNNNNNNNNNNNNNNNNNNNNNNNNNNNNNNNNNNNNNNNNNNNNNNNNNNNNNNNNNNNNNNNNNNNNNNNNNNNNNNNNNNNNNNNNNNNNNNNNNNNNNNNNNNNNNNNNNNNNNNNNNNNNNNNNNNNNNNNNNNNNNNNNNNNNNNNNNNNNNNNNNNNNNNNNNNNNNNNNNNNNNNNNNNNNNNNNNNNNNNNNNNNNNNNNNNNNNNNNNNNNNNNNNNNNNNNNNNNNNNNNNNNNNNNNNNNNNNNNNNNNNNNNNNNNNNNNNNNNNNNNNNNNNNNNNNNNNNNNNNNNNNNNNNNNNNNNNNNNNNNNNNNNNNNNNNNNNNNNNNNNNNNNNNNNNNNNNNNNNNNNNNNNNNNNNNNNNNNNNNNNNNNNNNNNNNNNNNNNNNNNNNNNNNNNNNNNNNNNNNNNNNNNNNNNNNNNNNNNNNNNNNNNNNNNNNNNNNNNNNNNNNNNNNNNNNNNNNNNNNNNNNNNNNNNNNNNNNNNNNNNNNNNNNNNNNNNNNNNNNNNNNNNNNNNNNNNNNNNNNNNNNNNNNNNNNNNNNNNNNNNNNNNNNNNNNNNNNNNNNNNNNNNNNNNNNNNNNNNNNNNNNNNNNNNNNNNNNNNNNNNNNNNNNNNNNNNNNNNNNNNNNNNNNNNNNNNNNNNNNNNNNNNNNNNNNNNNNNNNNNNNNNNNNNNNNNNNNNNNNNNNNNNNNNNNNNNNNNNNNNNNNNNNNNNNNNNNNNNNNNNNNNNNNNNNNNNNNNNNNNNNNNNNNNNNNNNNNNNNNNNNNNNNNNNNNNNNNNNNNNNNNNNNNNNNNNNNNNNNNNNNNNNNNNNNNNNNNNNNNNNNNNNNNNNNNNNNNNNNNNNNNNNNNNNNNNNNNNNNNNNNNNNNNNNNNNNNNNNNNNNNNNNNNNNNNNNNNNNNNNNNNNNNNNNNNNNNNNNNNNNNNNNNNNNNNNNNNNNNNNNNNNNNNNNNNNNNTCTCTCTCTCTCTCTCTCTCTCTCTCTCTCTCTCTCTCTCTCTACACGTAGAAGCACTCGCGATTTTGTTTCTGCTTCTAGTACGGTCTTCTAATAATCATGTGAATGGCCACCAAATAAACGCATGTCATCAGCCGTTGCTTTCCCTCCTTTATAGCCTGTTTAACAAAAAACAATTCAATAAGTAATACTCCTTCCGTTTCAATTTAAATGTCGTTCTGGAGGAATTTCGTTTTAAAATAAATGTCGTTTTATGATTTCAATGTACAAAATTAAACGTTTTCTTAATCCGTGTGCATAAGTCTAAAACGACAAATAAAGTGAAACGGAGGGAGTAATCAAGACGACTATTATTACAACTCATTTTCAATTGACTTTTTCTTGGGTTCACCCCCTAGGGTGAACCTTTAGGTTCACCAACCAATAGAAAGTTGTCATTTTAGATCTAATATCTTTTAATTAAGGAAACAAAATAACTTACCAAATTATATTATGCTTTTAAAATAAAAAATAAAAAATTAAATAAAGAGAAATAACAATAGTTCTAAAAAAAGATTATTTAAAAAAAATATTTATTTTTAAGATTTAGAGTTTAGTGTTTAAGATTTAGAATTTAGAATTTATCCAAATGTTTAGTGTTTTTCCAAGGGTTTAGGGNNNNNNNNNNNNNNNNNNNNNNNNNNNNNNNNNNNNNNNNNNNNNNNNNNNNNNNNNNNNNNNNNNNNNNNNNNNNNNNNNNNNNNNNNNNNNNNNNNNNNNNNNNNNNNNNNNNNNNNNNNNNNNNNNNNNNNNNNNNNNNNNNNNNNNNNNNNNNNNNNNNNNNNNNNNNNNNNNNNNNNNNNNNNNNNNNNNNNNNNNNNNNNNNNNNNNNNNNNNNNNNNNNNNNNNNNNNNNNNNNNNNNNNNNNNNNNNNNNNNNNNNNNNNNNNNNNNNNNNNNNNNNNNNNNNNNNNNNNNNNNNNNNNNNNNNNNNNNNNNNNNNNNNNNNNNNNNNNNNNNNNNTTAGGGTTTAGTGTTTTGTTGACAACATTTTTTTTTTTGAATTCGTTTTTTATATATTATTTTTATTTATTTTTAAATTTTATTTTGAAAAAATAATATAATTTGACAAGTTATTTGGTTTCCTTAATTAAAAGATACTAGATTTAAAATGACAATTTTCTATTGGTTGGTGAACCTAAAGGTTCACCCTAGGGGGTGAACCCAAGAATAACTCTTTTCAATTAATTAATGTTACGAATTAGAACCAAACGGTGAGTATAATCATAAATAATATCACATGATTCACACATCAGTGGTAAGACCAATCATATCGCTCCAAACAAAAATAAACGAAACTTTATCGTTGTTTATTAAATATATATTTGTTAAAATTATTTTCTAGAAAAGCCGAACTTTTTAAGTATTAAACGTCACGATTACAAGGAAAAATGTCATAATTTTCTTATTTTTAATAACACGTCACAGTTGTTTAGCATTGTATGTTTCTCGATGAAGCTTTTTTCTAGGGTATTTAATGTGATATTTAAAGACCAAAATAAAAAGAAATGCTCCCTCCATTCAAAATGTTTTAGAGAAGTTTTGTTGCTTCGTAAATATGTTTGCACAAATTTATATAATTTTAACTTTATCAAAAGTTGGATAACCAATCTCATTTTTACTATTTCTATTTATAATAAAATAAATTAGTTTTAAATTATATTTTATTTACTTTTGATAAAAAGTTTCTTTAATATTTGTGTATTGGTATAAAACATCATGTAATATTAAATAGAGGAAATATTTGGGATCTACTAGAAAGAAACTAAAATCCAGTGTTGGTACATACCGTGGAGGCAGAGGAGGTGATGGACATAAAAGAATTAGTTGAAGTAGATGATTGTGATGATGTTGACGATGATGATAATAAACCTACATTGTAAGTCATGTTCTCATCAGGCTGATACAATCCATAGTTCCTCTCAGACGTTGGTCCTGGTTTAAGGTCTTCATTGAAGAGAGCAAAGAGATAAACATCAAGACTCATGTTTGGTCTCAATGGCGTTCCTTCACCATGAAGCTGTCTCTTTAGAAGATTCTTGTTATAAACTGCCGCGTTGGCCACGGTGGCCCCAATCTCATCTCCGTCGCCTTTAGACGGCCACCCAGTCTCCGAGACCCCAACCTCGATATCTTTAAAGCCAAGCCTTGCCATGGCGAAGATCACAGCGTCTACTTGAGCGTAGAGCATGTTGTCGTAGTGGTACTTGGTGTAGGGGTCAACCATCCCAGGGTTAGGGTTGTAGAGTACGTAGTCTAGTGGGATCTTTGTTGGGGAATCTTTGTAAGCGAAGTAAGGGTAAGCATTGATCCAAAAAGGGGATTTTGTGCTACGCAAGAAACTTAGAAGCTGCGTCATTACGCCAGCTACTTGCGGCCTAAAACATCCGGCGGAGGGAGGGTAAGATTCTTGAAGGACTGATAGTGAACTCGGAGTCGATACTTGAATGTACTTGTCTAGTCCAGTTTGGACCAGAGCAGCATGAATGCTCGTCATTGCAGGCACTAGATACCTGCATAGCAATAACAAGGTGAATACGTCCAGATTCGAAAAGGTTAATATGTTTGAAGAATATAGTGATGTATATGACAAACCCTATGAGGCTTGAGTCATCGTCGGTGTATAGTTCGTTGCCGACAGCAATACCGCCTATCTTGGTGGCGGGAAAGTAGGGTTTCATACGGGACGTGACCCACTGGAGAGCTTTTTGAGGGTCGACCAAGCTAGGAAGCATTTCGTTTTCGACAGTGACGAAGAGCTCAATGTTGGAATTGGCGAATGAGGTTAAGACTTGAGGGTTTGTGTCGTAGATTCTTGTCTTGTTAATATTGAGTGAGCTCAAGAGTTGTAGAACTTTGTTTGGTGGAGGAAGATTGTCACCGACTTGACCGTAGTTTATGCCAAGAGAGGAGACCCTTTGAAAGAACAATCCATGTTCTGTGGAAAAAAAAATTAGAATAAGTGTAATGTGAAATTGAAATGAGATACAAATAAATTTTATACATAAAAACAAAAGGTACCTAAGAATGTTAAGAAAAATAGAAGAAGAACAATAGAGTTGGTCATTGCCGCACTGCTAAGCAATTTAGACTTGGAGGAGAAAGAGATACAGACTGAGTGAGAATATTTGTAAGAGAATAGATGCAATGAAATGTGGGGATATTATAGAGGAGAAGAACTGAGATGGGACCAAGTAGGGGGCAAATTATATTAATTTATAATTCGGGGATAAGTATACTTTACTTTGCCTAGTATGTTATTTTTGTTAGACATAATGTCTTCTCAAATAAAAGTGACTACATTGATTCATTTTAACAATAATAGTGAATACATTGTTATTTTAAGTTTTATTAGTTATTTTTTACTAGTGGTGGTAGGTTTGGCAATAGGTTTATCCGTTGATGCTACTGTAAAAGTGGATAGTGTTTGCCAAAAACATTCTTTGTGAGGCAAACATGGGCTTCATCAAATATTGTTGGATCCTAGCACAAAAAAGAAGAATGACATCTTACAGATTATCTCTTTCCAACACATTTGCCAACTGTGTCAGGCCAAAAATAAAAATTAAATTGAAAAGTGGCCTAAAGAAGACACTTTCTTCAGACAAGGCAAAGGTGAGAAAAAAAAAATTGAACTGCCACCATGGGGTTTAAATCTTAACATGTCTTCCGCTTTGGCAATATAATAGATTGGAGGATCCCAAATCTGGGGGTTGGGTGAACAAAAAACAATGAAATATAAGAGTCGAAATCAGATACAATATAAGAGTAAAAATGAAATAATGATCGAAACTCCAGT
Coding sequences within:
- the LOC106293873 gene encoding glucan endo-1,3-beta-glucosidase 11-like, whose product is MTNSIVLLLFFLTFLEHGLFFQRVSSLGINYGQVGDNLPPPNKVLQLLSSLNINKTRIYDTNPQVLTSFANSNIELFVTVENEMLPSLVDPQKALQWVTSRMKPYFPATKIGGIAVGNELYTDDDSSLIGYLVPAMTSIHAALVQTGLDKYIQVSTPSSLSVLQESYPPSAGCFRPQVAGVMTQLLSFLRSTKSPFWINAYPYFAYKDSPTKIPLDYVLYNPNPGMVDPYTKYHYDNMLYAQVDAVIFAMARLGFKDIEVGVSETGWPSKGDGDEIGATVANAAVYNKNLLKRQLHGEGTPLRPNMSLDVYLFALFNEDLKPGPTSERNYGLYQPDENMTYNVGLLSSSSTSSQSSTSTNSFMSITSSASTAIKEGKQRLMTCVYLVAIHMIIRRPY